A DNA window from Dethiosulfovibrio faecalis contains the following coding sequences:
- the recG gene encoding ATP-dependent DNA helicase RecG — protein sequence MTVLDSSIRYLNGVGPVKASRLERLGVRTLGDLLFFFPRRYEDRRRIVPLKDLQTDTVAASIVTVVSTDNRVSVKKRISLTRAIVSDGHGLASALWFNRKGLDRLLTSGTRVALYGKIAKEGGMAQFVAPEFEILREGEVPVQIGGIAAVYSLTAGLSDRWLRKIIHRLLDQVLPELEDHMPELLLRDLDLDPLGWAIREMHCPVSPESWKRARRRLAFDELFMLQIGLAIRRRSVGELRGAPRLPQGGPLRRKIEHSLPFKLTEDQSRVLAEIGTDMSSDVTMNRLLQGDVGSGKTAVATLAMMQAVDGGTQAALMVPTSILAQQHAIRLKSFLEPHGVRVGLLTGGLSAKERRVLLKEIAEGSVDLVIGTHAVIQEDVAFNRLGLIVIDEQHRFGVLQRGALGGKGEMPHVLVMTATPIPRTLALSVYGDLSVSVIRTMPEGRIPVKTRWIGDHKVDDLYGFLDSEMDRGRRIFWVCPLIEESEHLNARPLEERFDFLVRRFGSERVSMLHGRMSMEERRSVMDEFASGEKPLLASTTVIEVGVDVPEATVMVIEGAERFGLSQLHQLRGRVGRSDEQSWCFLLGKPGTQDGNRRLEAICSSSDGFEVAEADMAIRGPGEICGTRQHGLTDFKVADLIRDGELLTLARRIAIDMVDRDPALDSIPAVREMVFRMYREKLELAGTA from the coding sequence GTGACCGTTTTGGACAGTTCCATCCGGTATCTCAACGGAGTGGGTCCCGTCAAGGCGTCCCGGCTGGAAAGGCTGGGAGTGCGCACTTTGGGGGATCTGCTCTTTTTTTTCCCACGTCGCTACGAGGATAGACGACGGATAGTGCCGTTGAAGGATCTTCAGACCGATACCGTGGCGGCGTCCATCGTCACGGTGGTGTCCACCGATAACCGTGTGTCTGTGAAGAAGAGGATCTCTCTTACCAGGGCCATCGTGAGCGACGGTCACGGTCTGGCCTCCGCTTTATGGTTCAACCGCAAGGGGCTGGATCGTCTGTTGACCTCGGGGACCAGGGTGGCCCTCTATGGGAAGATCGCCAAAGAGGGCGGAATGGCTCAGTTTGTGGCCCCCGAATTCGAGATCCTTCGAGAGGGCGAGGTTCCAGTTCAGATCGGAGGGATAGCCGCAGTATACTCCCTTACCGCCGGTCTCTCCGACCGATGGCTGAGAAAGATTATACATAGATTGCTCGATCAGGTTCTGCCCGAACTGGAGGACCATATGCCGGAGTTGCTCCTGAGGGATCTGGACCTGGATCCCCTCGGTTGGGCTATAAGGGAGATGCACTGCCCCGTCTCTCCGGAAAGCTGGAAAAGAGCCCGTCGTCGTCTGGCTTTCGACGAGCTCTTTATGCTTCAGATCGGCCTTGCCATTCGTAGACGATCTGTAGGGGAGCTTCGAGGAGCTCCTAGACTCCCCCAGGGAGGTCCTCTCAGGCGGAAGATCGAACATTCGCTTCCGTTCAAGCTAACCGAGGATCAGAGCAGGGTCCTGGCCGAGATAGGTACGGATATGTCCTCGGATGTAACCATGAACCGTCTTCTCCAGGGCGACGTCGGGTCCGGTAAGACCGCCGTGGCAACTCTGGCCATGATGCAGGCCGTAGACGGGGGAACTCAGGCTGCCCTCATGGTCCCGACCTCTATATTGGCCCAGCAGCACGCCATAAGGCTGAAATCCTTTCTAGAACCTCACGGAGTCAGAGTTGGTCTGCTGACAGGTGGACTTTCGGCCAAGGAACGGAGAGTCCTCCTGAAGGAGATAGCCGAAGGCTCGGTCGATCTGGTCATAGGCACTCACGCAGTCATTCAGGAGGACGTGGCCTTTAACAGGTTGGGGCTGATAGTAATAGACGAGCAGCACCGATTCGGCGTGCTTCAAAGGGGGGCTCTCGGAGGGAAGGGAGAGATGCCCCATGTCTTGGTCATGACGGCCACTCCTATCCCTCGAACCTTGGCTCTGTCGGTATACGGAGATCTCTCCGTGTCTGTGATAAGGACGATGCCGGAGGGGCGGATCCCGGTCAAGACCAGGTGGATAGGGGATCATAAGGTGGACGATCTCTACGGTTTTTTGGACTCGGAGATGGACAGAGGCAGGAGGATCTTCTGGGTCTGTCCCCTCATAGAGGAGAGCGAGCATCTGAACGCCCGTCCTCTGGAGGAGCGGTTCGACTTTTTGGTCCGTCGTTTCGGATCGGAAAGGGTATCCATGCTCCATGGCAGGATGTCCATGGAGGAGCGTCGATCGGTTATGGATGAATTCGCCTCCGGAGAGAAGCCTCTTCTTGCATCGACCACCGTGATAGAGGTAGGGGTCGACGTCCCCGAGGCGACGGTTATGGTCATTGAGGGAGCCGAGCGTTTCGGACTCTCCCAACTTCACCAGCTAAGGGGAAGGGTCGGGCGAAGCGACGAGCAATCCTGGTGTTTTCTGCTGGGAAAACCGGGAACCCAGGACGGCAACAGACGGCTCGAGGCGATCTGCTCCAGTTCCGACGGGTTCGAGGTGGCCGAGGCTGACATGGCGATTCGAGGTCCAGGCGAGATATGCGGGACCAGACAGCACGGACTCACCGATTTCAAGGTGGCCGATCTGATAAGAGACGGGGAACTGTTGACCCTGGCCAGACGGATCGCGATCGACATGGTAGATCGAGACCCCGCCCTGGATTCGATCCCGGCAGTGAGGGAGATGGTCTTCAGGATGTATCGGGAGAAGCTGGAGCTTGCCGGTACCGCTTGA
- a CDS encoding efflux RND transporter periplasmic adaptor subunit yields MKSKRLHVAYISFVTFIVVAVVSVYMAWWWHTSGSIPELVNARTVFYRDDIPIRAVLIWREELVHSRVRGSIQYRYGSSPAVVGKGDLVGTVLRGGKSFPIYSPGKGYFVPGLDGLEGEWRYSFIWPGSASLPDPPGTLFFQDLSEIRRDKVIGKLIPQPQNLRCVFYCPLTDSLSSDIGGGSVEFRLDPLGVPYRGEVRVAQRMGHTVKLYVNLPFFPADVLTRRELRIFVNGGEGRGVAVPDSAVVIRQGVRGVFVLDGNNVSFRGVEGFPVDGGRFMVEAGLNPGSLVLLNGMTAQEGRIKLW; encoded by the coding sequence ATGAAATCCAAGAGACTGCACGTCGCCTACATATCTTTCGTAACCTTTATCGTGGTCGCCGTGGTCTCGGTCTATATGGCCTGGTGGTGGCATACATCGGGATCGATTCCCGAGCTGGTAAACGCGAGGACCGTATTCTACAGGGACGATATCCCGATACGGGCGGTCCTGATATGGCGAGAGGAGTTGGTACACTCCAGGGTCAGAGGCTCGATCCAGTACAGGTACGGCTCATCCCCCGCCGTCGTGGGAAAGGGAGATCTGGTGGGGACTGTCTTGAGAGGCGGGAAGAGCTTTCCCATATACTCTCCCGGAAAGGGATATTTCGTCCCAGGTCTGGACGGTCTCGAGGGGGAATGGAGATATTCTTTTATATGGCCCGGATCGGCGTCTTTGCCGGATCCGCCGGGAACCCTCTTTTTTCAGGACCTCTCGGAGATAAGAAGGGACAAGGTAATAGGCAAGCTAATTCCTCAACCTCAGAACCTCCGATGTGTGTTCTACTGTCCTCTGACCGATTCCCTCAGCTCCGATATAGGCGGAGGTTCCGTCGAGTTTAGACTGGATCCCTTGGGAGTTCCCTACAGGGGGGAGGTCCGGGTTGCCCAGAGGATGGGCCATACCGTCAAGCTTTACGTCAATCTGCCGTTTTTCCCTGCTGACGTATTGACTCGGAGGGAGCTCCGGATTTTCGTCAACGGAGGAGAGGGTAGAGGGGTGGCGGTACCCGATTCGGCCGTGGTGATACGTCAGGGGGTAAGAGGGGTTTTCGTCCTAGACGGAAACAACGTCTCCTTCAGGGGGGTCGAAGGATTTCCGGTGGATGGAGGTCGTTTTATGGTGGAGGCTGGATTAAACCCTGGGAGTCTTGTATTATTGAACGGAATGACCGCTCAAGAGGGGAGGATAAAGTTGTGGTAG
- a CDS encoding YggS family pyridoxal phosphate-dependent enzyme, giving the protein MVDPVDCETQVREVLDRMAEAALRSGRRPEDVRLLGVTKTHPVERILPVARTGLVWALGENRVQEAEGKIESWPEDLSIPWHLVGHLQRNKARKAVALFDVIHSVDSLRLAETLDRLALEFDKAPYDIMIEVNTSGEVSKHGVSPEEALVLLDGIFFSCGSLNPVGLMTVGPLCDDQVRIGRAFEVLRELKDRATREFGRPLPELSMGMSGDFELAIEEGSTIVRVGSAIFGARERRQ; this is encoded by the coding sequence GTGGTAGATCCTGTTGATTGTGAAACTCAAGTTAGAGAGGTCTTGGACCGCATGGCCGAGGCGGCTCTTCGTTCCGGCAGACGTCCGGAGGACGTCCGTCTGTTAGGGGTCACCAAGACCCATCCGGTCGAGAGGATTCTCCCCGTTGCAAGGACTGGCTTGGTATGGGCCTTGGGCGAGAACAGGGTTCAGGAAGCGGAGGGAAAGATAGAGAGTTGGCCTGAAGATCTCTCCATCCCTTGGCACCTGGTAGGCCATCTACAGAGAAACAAAGCCAGAAAGGCGGTGGCTCTTTTCGACGTGATTCACAGTGTGGACAGTCTGCGCCTGGCCGAGACCCTGGATCGTCTAGCGCTTGAGTTCGATAAGGCTCCTTACGATATAATGATAGAGGTGAACACTTCGGGAGAGGTTTCCAAGCACGGGGTCTCTCCGGAGGAAGCTTTGGTCCTTCTAGACGGTATATTCTTTTCGTGCGGTTCCTTGAACCCCGTGGGTTTGATGACGGTAGGGCCTCTTTGCGATGACCAAGTCCGCATAGGCAGGGCTTTCGAAGTCCTGAGAGAGCTCAAAGATAGAGCGACGAGAGAGTTTGGACGGCCACTGCCGGAACTTTCCATGGGGATGAGTGGCGATTTCGAGCTGGCCATAGAAGAGGGAAGCACCATAGTGAGGGTAGGTTCGGCTATTTTCGGAGCGAGGGAACGGAGGCAGTAA
- a CDS encoding cell division protein SepF, with product MLNRLFELLGMTDDYDDDEIVITSHKEDGVGEAPPAVETSREERLDRIMRPLPPKAEVVLCRGADCLELKDDLLSALRQGRLILIDLQGVDLDLGNELLAAINEVIAASKGSLLRVSRSSFLATPVKTACEEWVAGEERQENSGD from the coding sequence ATGTTGAATCGGCTTTTCGAGCTTTTAGGCATGACCGACGATTACGACGACGATGAGATAGTAATCACCTCCCATAAGGAAGACGGGGTCGGAGAGGCTCCTCCTGCGGTCGAGACCTCAAGGGAGGAGAGGCTCGATAGGATCATGAGGCCCCTTCCTCCCAAGGCGGAGGTCGTACTTTGCAGAGGGGCGGACTGTCTGGAATTGAAGGACGATCTTCTCTCCGCCCTTAGACAGGGACGGCTGATACTGATCGACCTCCAGGGTGTCGACCTGGACCTGGGGAACGAGCTGCTGGCCGCCATAAACGAGGTCATCGCCGCTTCCAAGGGTAGTCTACTCAGGGTATCCAGGAGCAGTTTTCTCGCGACACCGGTGAAGACCGCCTGCGAGGAATGGGTTGCCGGAGAGGAGAGGCAGGAGAACTCCGGTGACTAG
- a CDS encoding FadR/GntR family transcriptional regulator produces the protein MESKRKNLIDRIAGLIEGGEFPSGKLPSERDFAETLGVSRGLLREALVTMEGMGILDIKGREGIYVTGRDIASSLDGVISGVMLWPHETMDQLMEMRRLVEIPASGLAARRRDESDVNRMKKCLRELEKLEKSSTDADGARWDSLLHMSVVDGAKNKLLSRVFEGVALLMERYIGDTRRRLFANPGLPDEVLFQHRELVKSVEIGDERRAMEITEDHLRIADRLFRQGHP, from the coding sequence ATGGAAAGCAAGAGGAAGAACCTTATAGACAGAATCGCCGGATTGATAGAAGGAGGGGAGTTCCCCTCGGGGAAACTCCCCTCCGAGAGGGATTTCGCCGAGACCCTAGGGGTGAGCAGAGGCCTCTTGAGAGAGGCCCTGGTCACCATGGAGGGCATGGGCATACTGGATATAAAGGGCAGAGAGGGAATATACGTCACAGGAAGGGACATCGCCTCAAGCCTGGACGGGGTGATATCGGGGGTCATGCTGTGGCCTCACGAGACCATGGACCAGCTGATGGAGATGAGACGTCTGGTCGAGATTCCCGCGTCCGGCCTAGCTGCGAGACGAAGGGACGAATCGGATGTGAACAGGATGAAAAAATGTCTCAGAGAACTGGAAAAGCTGGAAAAATCCTCGACTGACGCCGACGGCGCCAGATGGGACTCGCTTCTGCACATGTCGGTGGTGGACGGAGCGAAAAACAAGCTCCTATCCAGGGTATTCGAGGGGGTCGCCCTCCTCATGGAGCGATATATAGGGGACACCAGGAGAAGGCTCTTCGCCAACCCCGGACTCCCCGACGAGGTACTGTTTCAACACCGAGAACTGGTGAAGTCCGTTGAGATCGGCGACGAGAGGAGAGCCATGGAGATCACAGAGGACCACCTCAGGATAGCCGACCGCCTGTTCCGGCAGGGACACCCCTAA
- a CDS encoding TRAP transporter small permease, whose protein sequence is MAFVSVLSDRVNRACEVLLFVLMIAMVLLTTAQIFCRIFGDALIWSEELVRFMLVGASLIGAAVAFYRGSHISITFLTERLPRPLRLLVAVVVQSMAVAFFVIVGWYGGALMETEAFQTTPALGVSMRWVYSMYPIFCVVVILHLVAGFKCLFEGDS, encoded by the coding sequence ATGGCTTTCGTTTCTGTCTTGAGCGATAGGGTAAACAGGGCTTGCGAGGTGCTCCTGTTCGTCCTCATGATAGCTATGGTGCTTCTGACGACCGCTCAGATATTCTGCCGGATATTTGGAGACGCCCTCATATGGTCCGAGGAGTTGGTACGGTTCATGCTGGTTGGAGCTTCGCTGATAGGGGCTGCCGTCGCCTTTTACCGGGGAAGTCATATATCGATAACTTTTCTTACCGAGAGGCTTCCCCGGCCTCTGCGCCTTTTAGTAGCGGTGGTGGTGCAGTCCATGGCCGTGGCTTTCTTCGTGATAGTGGGCTGGTACGGAGGGGCTCTGATGGAGACCGAGGCCTTTCAGACGACTCCGGCTCTGGGCGTGTCGATGAGGTGGGTCTACTCCATGTACCCTATCTTTTGTGTCGTGGTGATCCTTCATCTCGTGGCCGGTTTCAAGTGCCTCTTTGAGGGGGATTCCTGA
- a CDS encoding DivIVA domain-containing protein, with protein MTSLVTVLDVENVSFSRTIRGYNPDEVEDFLDQVADTLQYSAERQAELEQEIRRLQEKMGEYDTMRDSLQEALLMAQRSSEERLGSARKEADAIVAEARSRAEGIVNEARGKKDDLLRQCDEARKTKEMFLADFRSLLVRFSSLVDGSDREEEDSFP; from the coding sequence GTGACTAGTCTCGTTACGGTCCTGGACGTAGAGAACGTCTCCTTCTCCAGGACCATAAGAGGCTATAATCCCGACGAGGTCGAGGATTTTCTCGATCAAGTCGCCGATACCCTTCAGTACTCGGCGGAACGGCAGGCCGAGCTGGAACAGGAGATCAGAAGACTTCAGGAAAAGATGGGCGAATACGACACTATGAGGGATTCCCTTCAGGAGGCCCTGCTTATGGCTCAGAGAAGCTCGGAGGAGCGACTCGGATCGGCCAGGAAAGAGGCCGACGCCATAGTGGCAGAGGCGAGGAGCCGTGCCGAGGGGATCGTCAACGAGGCTAGAGGCAAAAAAGACGATCTCCTACGCCAGTGCGACGAGGCTCGGAAGACCAAGGAGATGTTTCTGGCCGATTTCAGGTCTCTCCTGGTTCGTTTCAGCAGCCTCGTGGATGGATCGGACAGAGAGGAGGAGGACTCCTTTCCGTGA
- the ilvD gene encoding dihydroxy-acid dehydratase has translation MNSDFVKKGFERAPHRSLMKANGYTDWEIDRPWIGVVNAYNSIIPGHIHLNRIAGAVKAGVYAAGGLPLEFPVIGVCDGIAMGHKGMKFSLPSRELIKDSIELMTQAHGLDGLVLVTNCDKIIPAMAMAAATLDIPSIVISGGAMLAGSSPGCATDLSTVFEAVGKKAVDQISDKELLELEDSACPTCGSCSGMFTANTMNCMMEALGLALPWNGTIPAVFAARDRLAKDAGRQIMELLEKDIRPSKILTKKAFENAVAVDMALGGSTNTALHLPAVAHSAGVDLSLEDMDAISRRTPHLCSMSPGGAHHIEDLWKAGGIQAVLKELLDAGLIHGDSITCTGLTVAENVAEAEIKDRSVIHSVSDPVDPEGGIAVLKGTLAPDGAVVKQTAVSPEMMRHRGPARVFESEEAAGEAIMKGLISDGDVIVIRYEGPKGGPGMREMLAPTSAIMGRGQGGSVALITDGRFSGATRGASIGHVSPEAAAGGPIGLVKDGDEIVIDIPARKLDLMVDPDELERRKREWTPTMQPGATSYLERYRAFVTSGNRGAVFQD, from the coding sequence TTGAACAGCGATTTCGTAAAGAAGGGGTTCGAGAGGGCTCCTCATCGATCCTTGATGAAGGCAAACGGTTACACCGATTGGGAGATCGACCGTCCTTGGATAGGGGTCGTCAACGCCTATAACTCGATCATTCCGGGACACATTCACCTCAACCGCATAGCCGGAGCGGTGAAAGCCGGCGTCTATGCGGCAGGAGGTCTTCCTCTGGAGTTTCCAGTAATAGGGGTGTGCGACGGGATAGCCATGGGGCACAAGGGTATGAAGTTCTCCCTTCCCAGCAGAGAGCTGATAAAGGACTCGATAGAGCTTATGACCCAGGCCCACGGTCTGGACGGTCTTGTCCTTGTGACGAACTGCGATAAGATCATTCCGGCGATGGCGATGGCGGCGGCCACTCTGGATATACCTTCCATAGTGATCAGCGGAGGTGCCATGTTGGCCGGTTCCTCACCCGGTTGTGCCACCGACCTGAGCACTGTATTCGAGGCGGTGGGGAAAAAGGCGGTCGATCAGATATCCGATAAGGAGCTTCTCGAGCTAGAGGATTCGGCCTGTCCCACCTGCGGTTCCTGCTCGGGGATGTTCACCGCCAACACCATGAACTGTATGATGGAGGCCTTGGGACTTGCCCTTCCATGGAACGGAACCATTCCCGCCGTGTTCGCCGCCAGGGATCGTCTGGCCAAGGACGCCGGCAGACAGATAATGGAACTGTTGGAGAAGGATATAAGGCCCAGCAAGATATTGACGAAAAAGGCCTTCGAGAACGCCGTGGCGGTAGATATGGCTCTGGGGGGGTCCACCAACACAGCCCTCCATCTCCCAGCCGTCGCCCACTCGGCCGGGGTGGATCTCTCCTTGGAGGATATGGACGCAATCAGCCGCCGCACCCCTCATCTGTGCAGCATGAGCCCCGGCGGGGCCCATCATATAGAGGACCTTTGGAAGGCCGGAGGGATCCAGGCCGTCCTGAAAGAGCTTCTGGACGCCGGTCTGATTCACGGAGACTCTATCACCTGTACCGGTCTTACAGTGGCGGAGAACGTGGCCGAAGCGGAGATCAAGGACAGATCGGTTATCCATTCCGTCTCCGATCCCGTTGATCCCGAAGGGGGCATAGCCGTCCTCAAGGGAACGTTGGCTCCCGACGGAGCGGTGGTGAAGCAGACCGCCGTGTCTCCCGAGATGATGCGTCACAGAGGGCCAGCCAGGGTTTTCGAGTCGGAGGAGGCGGCGGGAGAGGCCATAATGAAGGGCCTCATCTCCGACGGAGACGTTATCGTCATCCGCTACGAGGGGCCTAAGGGCGGTCCCGGAATGAGGGAGATGTTGGCTCCCACCTCGGCGATAATGGGAAGAGGGCAGGGCGGCTCGGTGGCTCTCATAACCGATGGACGCTTCTCCGGGGCCACCAGAGGGGCTTCTATAGGACACGTGTCGCCGGAAGCCGCCGCAGGAGGGCCTATCGGGCTTGTCAAAGACGGCGACGAGATAGTGATAGATATTCCTGCCAGAAAACTGGACCTGATGGTCGATCCCGATGAGTTGGAACGCCGCAAGAGGGAATGGACTCCGACGATGCAGCCTGGAGCTACCTCGTATCTAGAGCGCTACAGAGCCTTCGTGACGTCCGGCAACAGAGGGGCGGTTTTTCAAGACTGA
- a CDS encoding TRAP transporter substrate-binding protein: MRKSVMCALAAMLVASVVSTGFAKERTLKLAHVVNEQDAFHVCALKFKEVVEAGGDDLKVTIFPNAKLGDERTLLENMRMGVVDAAIITGGPIINFMPQFGVFDLPFLFRDTDHAYAVLDGPVGQEMLDGMEKFGWKGLAYGERGFRNLTNSVRPVKEPEDMKGLKIRLMQNPVYVESFKTLGANAVPMAWTEALTALQQGTIDGQENPLNVIVSFKLYESQKYLSLTRHAYAPNVIMMSMATWKKLSSSQHELIENAAKAASKANRDLDNQKAAEWLQFLKDQGMEVTEPDLAAFREAVKPIYDKYTDKFGAETIKTIVDTK, from the coding sequence ATGAGAAAGTCTGTGATGTGCGCTTTGGCCGCTATGTTGGTCGCTTCCGTCGTGAGTACCGGGTTCGCCAAGGAAAGAACCCTCAAGCTGGCCCACGTGGTCAACGAGCAGGACGCCTTTCACGTGTGTGCCCTGAAGTTCAAGGAAGTGGTGGAGGCCGGCGGCGATGATCTGAAGGTCACCATTTTCCCAAACGCCAAATTAGGTGACGAGAGGACTCTTCTGGAGAACATGAGGATGGGAGTGGTGGATGCGGCGATCATAACCGGAGGCCCGATCATCAACTTTATGCCCCAGTTCGGCGTGTTCGATCTGCCTTTCCTCTTCCGGGATACCGACCACGCCTATGCGGTGTTGGACGGACCTGTGGGACAGGAGATGCTGGACGGTATGGAAAAGTTCGGATGGAAGGGACTTGCCTACGGAGAGAGGGGATTCCGTAATCTCACCAACAGCGTGAGACCCGTTAAGGAGCCGGAGGATATGAAGGGGCTCAAGATAAGGCTTATGCAGAACCCAGTTTACGTCGAGAGTTTCAAGACCCTCGGAGCTAACGCCGTGCCCATGGCATGGACCGAGGCCCTCACGGCTCTCCAGCAGGGGACCATCGATGGACAGGAAAATCCTCTGAACGTGATAGTTTCCTTCAAACTCTACGAGAGCCAGAAGTATCTTTCTCTGACCAGACACGCCTACGCTCCGAACGTCATAATGATGAGCATGGCTACTTGGAAGAAGCTCTCTTCCTCGCAGCATGAGTTGATCGAGAACGCCGCCAAGGCTGCATCCAAGGCTAACAGGGACCTGGATAACCAGAAGGCCGCCGAGTGGCTCCAGTTCCTGAAGGATCAGGGTATGGAGGTTACGGAGCCGGATCTTGCGGCTTTCCGAGAGGCGGTAAAACCCATATACGACAAATATACCGATAAGTTCGGTGCCGAGACGATCAAGACCATCGTCGACACGAAATAA
- a CDS encoding TRAP transporter large permease, producing the protein MGFVLGGAFFLLMALGMPIGLAIGVAATIVLLLNGLPLQMVPQMMFTGNNSFALVAVPFFILAGDILAKGGISERIVAFAEASLGRIRGGLSIVSTVASMFIAAISGSGAATTAAVGSALLPELKEKGYDLDFSAALIAASGTIGVVIPPSVPMVLYAVIAGESVAKLFMAGFIPGALMGTGLILLALHVAKKRNYPAADPVPKEEKRRRFKDSIWGLMTPVIILGGIFSGFFTPSEAAAIAVVYSLGVAFFVYRSMDWKKFYRLVVGAGVTSSLIMFIIATSKLFGWGLAFYEVPEAVANALLGVAGGNEAMVYLMILVIVLLAGMVMETASALIILTPIFLPTVIQMGGDLIHFGVMIAVGLAIGMATPPVAIDIYVASAITGLSVEEISRPIVPMVLVLMAVLLLTTYVPWLTVFLPSLIWG; encoded by the coding sequence ATGGGATTCGTGTTGGGAGGCGCTTTTTTCCTGCTGATGGCGCTGGGGATGCCGATAGGCCTGGCCATAGGGGTGGCTGCCACCATAGTCCTACTGCTCAACGGTCTGCCCCTTCAGATGGTGCCTCAGATGATGTTCACGGGGAACAACTCTTTTGCCCTGGTGGCAGTTCCATTCTTTATATTGGCCGGTGATATCCTGGCCAAGGGGGGTATCTCGGAGAGGATCGTGGCGTTTGCCGAGGCATCTCTGGGCAGGATCAGAGGGGGGCTTTCGATAGTCTCCACGGTGGCCTCCATGTTCATAGCGGCCATCTCCGGATCCGGCGCGGCGACTACCGCCGCTGTGGGGTCGGCTCTTCTGCCGGAGCTGAAGGAAAAGGGCTATGATCTGGATTTTTCCGCCGCCCTTATCGCCGCGTCGGGGACCATCGGGGTGGTTATACCGCCCAGCGTCCCTATGGTACTCTACGCCGTGATAGCAGGGGAGTCGGTTGCGAAGCTTTTCATGGCTGGATTCATCCCCGGAGCTCTTATGGGAACTGGGCTTATTCTCCTGGCTCTCCATGTGGCCAAGAAGAGAAACTACCCTGCCGCCGACCCCGTTCCTAAGGAGGAGAAGAGGCGGCGTTTCAAGGATTCGATATGGGGTCTTATGACCCCTGTGATAATACTAGGGGGTATCTTCTCCGGTTTCTTCACCCCTTCGGAGGCGGCGGCCATAGCCGTGGTGTATTCTCTGGGAGTCGCTTTCTTCGTCTATCGTTCCATGGATTGGAAGAAGTTCTATCGCCTGGTGGTGGGGGCGGGGGTTACTTCGTCTTTGATAATGTTCATCATAGCGACGTCTAAGCTTTTCGGATGGGGATTGGCCTTTTACGAGGTTCCGGAAGCCGTAGCCAATGCCTTGTTAGGCGTGGCCGGAGGCAACGAGGCCATGGTGTATCTGATGATACTTGTGATAGTGCTCCTGGCCGGTATGGTGATGGAGACAGCTTCGGCATTGATAATATTGACCCCGATCTTTCTGCCCACGGTAATTCAGATGGGAGGAGATCTGATCCATTTCGGCGTGATGATAGCGGTCGGACTGGCTATCGGTATGGCTACGCCTCCGGTGGCTATCGATATCTACGTCGCCAGTGCCATAACGGGGCTATCGGTGGAGGAGATAAGTCGCCCTATAGTTCCTATGGTCCTGGTGCTTATGGCTGTGCTTCTGTTGACCACCTACGTTCCGTGGCTGACGGTTTTTCTGCCCAGTCTGATATGGGGTTAA
- a CDS encoding regulatory protein RecX, which translates to MDRHERYLQNLLGRGVYPRKELFVRLRRKGCERSTAEALLNRYEELGLIDDRAYAILFVDGHPDWSLRRIRDELRSRGVPSDLIVDAIEVADIDEEERAIRLAEGWRSVGIENRKIEGRLFRRGFPGDVVYRVLGDDVRRYDRPD; encoded by the coding sequence TTGGATCGACATGAGAGATACCTTCAAAATCTACTGGGAAGAGGGGTGTATCCCAGAAAGGAGCTTTTCGTCCGGCTGAGGCGAAAGGGTTGCGAGCGGTCCACGGCAGAGGCGCTCTTGAACCGCTACGAGGAGTTGGGTCTGATAGACGATCGAGCCTACGCTATCCTGTTCGTGGATGGCCACCCCGACTGGTCGTTAAGGCGTATAAGAGATGAGCTTCGCTCCAGAGGCGTCCCCTCCGATCTTATCGTAGACGCTATAGAGGTGGCCGATATAGACGAGGAGGAAAGGGCGATCCGTCTGGCCGAGGGATGGCGTTCCGTCGGAATCGAGAACCGGAAAATAGAGGGAAGGCTCTTTCGCAGGGGGTTCCCCGGAGACGTCGTCTACAGGGTCCTGGGAGACGACGTTCGGAGATACGACCGACCCGATTAG
- a CDS encoding RrF2 family transcriptional regulator, protein MKLSTKTRYGLRAMVDLARGYGNGRPISISEVAKNQTLSESYLEQLFSKLRKSGLVSSVRGAQGGYLLSRDPKEILTSEIIDSLEGPISLADCVDYGSCERGGCCPARFLWEKVSDSIERVTSSTTLWDIIEEYDRECTG, encoded by the coding sequence ATGAAGCTGTCGACTAAAACCAGATACGGACTCAGGGCGATGGTAGACTTGGCTCGAGGTTACGGTAACGGTCGTCCCATATCGATAAGCGAGGTCGCCAAGAACCAGACTCTGTCCGAGAGCTATCTGGAGCAGCTTTTCTCCAAGCTCCGGAAATCCGGTCTCGTCTCCAGCGTCAGAGGAGCTCAGGGAGGCTATCTTCTGAGCAGAGATCCTAAAGAGATCCTGACCTCGGAGATAATAGATTCTCTGGAGGGTCCCATCAGCTTGGCAGATTGTGTGGACTACGGTAGCTGCGAGCGAGGAGGCTGCTGTCCAGCCAGGTTTTTATGGGAGAAGGTAAGCGACAGCATAGAGAGGGTTACGTCGTCTACTACCCTTTGGGATATAATCGAGGAATACGACCGAGAGTGCACCGGTTGA